A single Nicotiana tabacum cultivar K326 chromosome 5, ASM71507v2, whole genome shotgun sequence DNA region contains:
- the LOC107762761 gene encoding heme-binding-like protein At3g10130, chloroplastic isoform X4, whose amino-acid sequence MLLCSPSSISAHNLSRNRTRPSPINSMAVDRSSSRVATTAPQRRNGTSALEARISLVIALASQTSSLSQKLLTELAGETAKYVFSKRIFENRTLEEALMSVPDLETVKFNVLKRSDLYEIRQVEPYFAAEATMLGKYGFDFNGASQSFNTLAEYLFGKNTKKESMAMTTPVITRRTQSDGEKMEMTTSVITKRVEDQGKWRMSFVMPSKYGSDLPLPKDSSVTIKEVPRKTVAVVAFSGFVTDEEVKARESRLCAALKGDAEFRVKDGASIEVAQYNPPFTLPFTRRNEISLEVERKQE is encoded by the exons ATGCTTCTGTGCTCACCTTCTTCCATCTCTGCTCACAATCTTAGCAGAAACAGAACCAGACCTTCGCCTATCAATTCTATGGCAGTTGACAGAAGCAGCTCCCGCGTTGCCACAACTGCTCCGCAGCGCAGGAACGGCACGTCAGCTCTCGAAGCTCGCATCTCCCTCGTCATCGCTCTCGCCTCCCAAACCTCTTCTCTCTCTCAGAAAC TTCTGACGGAATTGGCGGGTGAAACCGCGAAATACGTGTTTTCGAAGAGGATATTCGAAAATCGGACTTTAGAGGAAGCTTTGATGTCTG TGCCGGATCTGGAGACAGTGAAATTCAATGTTCTGAAACGCAGTGATCTGTATGAGATAAGACAAGTTGAG CCTTACTTTGCGGCGGAGGCTACAATGCTTGGGAAATATGGGTTTGATTTTAATGGTGCATCTCAATCCTTCAACACATTGGCAGAGTACTTGTTTGGTAAG AACACAAAGAAGGAAAGTATGGCGATGACAACACCCGTAATCACTCGTAGAACTCAATCTGATGGGGAGAAGATGGAAATGACTACTTCAGTGATAACTAAAAGG GTGGAAGATCAAGGAAAGTGGAGGATGTCCTTTGTCATGCCCTCAAAGTATGGTTCGGACTTGCCACTACCAAAGGATTCCTCCGTAACTATCAAGGAGGTGCCTAGGAAAACTGTCGCCGTTGTTGCTTTTTCAG GTTTTGTGACTGATGAAGAAGTTAAAGCCCGAGAATCAAGACTATGTGCTGCGTTAAAGGGAGATGCAGAGTTTCGGGTAAAAGATGGTGCCTCGATAGAAGTTGCACAG TATAATCCACCATTCACTCTTCCATTCACACGTCGGAATGAGATTAGCCTGGAAGTTGAAAGGAAACAGGAATAG
- the LOC107762761 gene encoding heme-binding-like protein At3g10130, chloroplastic isoform X5, which produces MRITFMCGLNILWRTQRDSLRDGTPHLRDCPLCLSKVSVNGWRPYFPIQWGFAHDRPFMRGSDAGPLQPYFAAEATMLGKYGFDFNGASQSFNTLAEYLFGKNTKKESMAMTTPVITRRTQSDGEKMEMTTSVITKRVEDQGKWRMSFVMPSKYGSDLPLPKDSSVTIKEVPRKTVAVVAFSGFVTDEEVKARESRLCAALKGDAEFRVKDGASIEVAQYNPPFTLPFTRRNEISLEVERKQE; this is translated from the exons ATGAGAATTACTTTTATGTGCGGACTGAACATATTGTGGCGGACCCAACGGGATTCCCTGAGAGATGGAACTCCTCAC CTGAGAGATTGCCCCCTTTGCCTGTCGAAGGTATCCGTGAATGGGTGGAGGCCATACTTCCCCATACAGTGGGGATTCGCACATGATCGACCTTTCATGAGAGGTTCGGACGCAGGCCCCTTACAG CCTTACTTTGCGGCGGAGGCTACAATGCTTGGGAAATATGGGTTTGATTTTAATGGTGCATCTCAATCCTTCAACACATTGGCAGAGTACTTGTTTGGTAAG AACACAAAGAAGGAAAGTATGGCGATGACAACACCCGTAATCACTCGTAGAACTCAATCTGATGGGGAGAAGATGGAAATGACTACTTCAGTGATAACTAAAAGG GTGGAAGATCAAGGAAAGTGGAGGATGTCCTTTGTCATGCCCTCAAAGTATGGTTCGGACTTGCCACTACCAAAGGATTCCTCCGTAACTATCAAGGAGGTGCCTAGGAAAACTGTCGCCGTTGTTGCTTTTTCAG GTTTTGTGACTGATGAAGAAGTTAAAGCCCGAGAATCAAGACTATGTGCTGCGTTAAAGGGAGATGCAGAGTTTCGGGTAAAAGATGGTGCCTCGATAGAAGTTGCACAG TATAATCCACCATTCACTCTTCCATTCACACGTCGGAATGAGATTAGCCTGGAAGTTGAAAGGAAACAGGAATAG
- the LOC107825072 gene encoding uncharacterized protein LOC107825072, producing the protein MRCSSLLGRVRRARAPSLAFRQLAASARPIAVPTARPSSRVASVESAALVTPARATSHDEIPTNIVRPTGESPSTGKEEGPLKRRRVEFETASPNSNSSGRLSPTGSGEGAIAAPPIGTKQTVGMVGVRDQQSETPAAVLAQSEIPAVVGDQQHVAVENQTSGVAVVISDMPSSSAASRASSSAAERGKGVVVDDYESESDLDPDDVRMFEEGLTHSVVNAGGLARILRIPFGVNLLAEGEDLVPQFSLLCSEAENESLRSVPDAELIDEVAVMVLRTYMVEVENIHRANIRARIFLKMLEK; encoded by the exons ATGCGTTGTTCGTCGTTGTTAGGGAGGGTGCGGAGAGCAAGGGCTCCTTCGTTAGCTTTCCGCCAGCTGGCCGCATCCGCTCGCCCTATCGCAGTACCCACTGCCCGACCTTCATCGAGGGTTGCTTCAGTTGAGTCTGCGGCCTTGGTTACTCCGGCGAGGGCCACTTCTCATGACGAGATTCCGACCAATATCGTTCGCCCAACGGGTGAGTCACCATCTACTGGAAAGGAAGAGGGACCGTTGAAGAGACGGAGAGTAGAGTTTGAGACGGCGTCCCCCAACAGTAATTCATCTGGACGACTCTCCCCGACGGGATCTGGAGAGGGTGCTATTGCGGCTCCACCCATAGGGACGAAGCAAACCGTTGGAATGGTCGGTGTCCGCGATCAGCAATCAGAAACTCCCGCCGCCGTCTTGGCTCAATCAGAAATCCCTGCCGTTGTTGGTGACCAACAACATGTCGCGGTGGAGAATCAGACTTCTGGGGTTGCCGTCGTGATTTCAGACATGCCCTCATCTTCTGCAGCAAGTCGTGCTTCCTCTTCAGCTGCAGAAAGGGGAAAAGGCGTGGTGGTTGACGACTATGAATCTGAGTCAGACCTGGACCCCGATGATGTTAGGATGTTTGAGGAGGGTCTTACTCATTCGGTGGTTAATGCAGGGGGCTTGGCCCGTATTCTTCGGATCCCTTTTGGCGTTAATCTCTTGGCGGAAGGGGAGGATCTGGTACCGCAATTCAGCCTGTTATGCTCCGAAGCTGAGAATGAGTCCCTTCGGTCTGTTCCTGATGCTGAGTTGATAGACGAGGTGGCCGTCATGGTCTTAAGG ACATATATGGTGGAAGTGGAAAACATTCACAGGGCCAACATCCGGGCAAGGATTTTCTTGAAGATGCTGGAGAAATAG
- the LOC107762761 gene encoding heme-binding-like protein At3g10130, chloroplastic isoform X3: MLLCSPSSISAHNLSRNRTRPSPINSMAVDRSSSRVATTAPQRRNGTSALEARISLVIALASQTSSLSQKPVLTELAGETAKYVFSKRIFENRTLEEALMSVPDLETVKFNVLKRSDLYEIRQVEPYFAAEATMLGKYGFDFNGASQSFNTLAEYLFGKNTKKESMAMTTPVITRRTQSDGEKMEMTTSVITKRVEDQGKWRMSFVMPSKYGSDLPLPKDSSVTIKEVPRKTVAVVAFSGFVTDEEVKARESRLCAALKGDAEFRVKDGASIEVAQYNPPFTLPFTRRNEISLEVERKQE, translated from the exons ATGCTTCTGTGCTCACCTTCTTCCATCTCTGCTCACAATCTTAGCAGAAACAGAACCAGACCTTCGCCTATCAATTCTATGGCAGTTGACAGAAGCAGCTCCCGCGTTGCCACAACTGCTCCGCAGCGCAGGAACGGCACGTCAGCTCTCGAAGCTCGCATCTCCCTCGTCATCGCTCTCGCCTCCCAAACCTCTTCTCTCTCTCAGAAAC cAGTTCTGACGGAATTGGCGGGTGAAACCGCGAAATACGTGTTTTCGAAGAGGATATTCGAAAATCGGACTTTAGAGGAAGCTTTGATGTCTG TGCCGGATCTGGAGACAGTGAAATTCAATGTTCTGAAACGCAGTGATCTGTATGAGATAAGACAAGTTGAG CCTTACTTTGCGGCGGAGGCTACAATGCTTGGGAAATATGGGTTTGATTTTAATGGTGCATCTCAATCCTTCAACACATTGGCAGAGTACTTGTTTGGTAAG AACACAAAGAAGGAAAGTATGGCGATGACAACACCCGTAATCACTCGTAGAACTCAATCTGATGGGGAGAAGATGGAAATGACTACTTCAGTGATAACTAAAAGG GTGGAAGATCAAGGAAAGTGGAGGATGTCCTTTGTCATGCCCTCAAAGTATGGTTCGGACTTGCCACTACCAAAGGATTCCTCCGTAACTATCAAGGAGGTGCCTAGGAAAACTGTCGCCGTTGTTGCTTTTTCAG GTTTTGTGACTGATGAAGAAGTTAAAGCCCGAGAATCAAGACTATGTGCTGCGTTAAAGGGAGATGCAGAGTTTCGGGTAAAAGATGGTGCCTCGATAGAAGTTGCACAG TATAATCCACCATTCACTCTTCCATTCACACGTCGGAATGAGATTAGCCTGGAAGTTGAAAGGAAACAGGAATAG
- the LOC107762761 gene encoding heme-binding-like protein At3g10130, chloroplastic isoform X2, whose amino-acid sequence MLLCSPSSISAHNLSRNRTRPSPINSMAVDRSSSRVATTAPQRRNGTSALEARISLVIALASQTSSLSQKLLTELAGETAKYVFSKRIFENRTLEEALMSVPDLETVKFNVLKRSDLYEIRQVELRDCPLCLSKVSVNGWRPYFPIQWGFAHDRPFMRGSDAGPLQPYFAAEATMLGKYGFDFNGASQSFNTLAEYLFGKNTKKESMAMTTPVITRRTQSDGEKMEMTTSVITKRVEDQGKWRMSFVMPSKYGSDLPLPKDSSVTIKEVPRKTVAVVAFSGFVTDEEVKARESRLCAALKGDAEFRVKDGASIEVAQYNPPFTLPFTRRNEISLEVERKQE is encoded by the exons ATGCTTCTGTGCTCACCTTCTTCCATCTCTGCTCACAATCTTAGCAGAAACAGAACCAGACCTTCGCCTATCAATTCTATGGCAGTTGACAGAAGCAGCTCCCGCGTTGCCACAACTGCTCCGCAGCGCAGGAACGGCACGTCAGCTCTCGAAGCTCGCATCTCCCTCGTCATCGCTCTCGCCTCCCAAACCTCTTCTCTCTCTCAGAAAC TTCTGACGGAATTGGCGGGTGAAACCGCGAAATACGTGTTTTCGAAGAGGATATTCGAAAATCGGACTTTAGAGGAAGCTTTGATGTCTG TGCCGGATCTGGAGACAGTGAAATTCAATGTTCTGAAACGCAGTGATCTGTATGAGATAAGACAAGTTGAG CTGAGAGATTGCCCCCTTTGCCTGTCGAAGGTATCCGTGAATGGGTGGAGGCCATACTTCCCCATACAGTGGGGATTCGCACATGATCGACCTTTCATGAGAGGTTCGGACGCAGGCCCCTTACAG CCTTACTTTGCGGCGGAGGCTACAATGCTTGGGAAATATGGGTTTGATTTTAATGGTGCATCTCAATCCTTCAACACATTGGCAGAGTACTTGTTTGGTAAG AACACAAAGAAGGAAAGTATGGCGATGACAACACCCGTAATCACTCGTAGAACTCAATCTGATGGGGAGAAGATGGAAATGACTACTTCAGTGATAACTAAAAGG GTGGAAGATCAAGGAAAGTGGAGGATGTCCTTTGTCATGCCCTCAAAGTATGGTTCGGACTTGCCACTACCAAAGGATTCCTCCGTAACTATCAAGGAGGTGCCTAGGAAAACTGTCGCCGTTGTTGCTTTTTCAG GTTTTGTGACTGATGAAGAAGTTAAAGCCCGAGAATCAAGACTATGTGCTGCGTTAAAGGGAGATGCAGAGTTTCGGGTAAAAGATGGTGCCTCGATAGAAGTTGCACAG TATAATCCACCATTCACTCTTCCATTCACACGTCGGAATGAGATTAGCCTGGAAGTTGAAAGGAAACAGGAATAG
- the LOC142180940 gene encoding uncharacterized protein LOC142180940 translates to MAPKTPKDPNAAKVRKAANTPKAPRQPVIPPGPYVPALPPTRPGQRYFEFRDWFNSKGYWKGNHDLKKLIATFLTPTQRDKHHNSTFRYIMAMENFKCSMKLVHCLCLSRIFMNDRDSISFKIFGHDVSFTLEDFHIMCGLRITAYNVKKPINRESNILKRYFGKSKGVTLKDIRDFMTQNEIPKNVVNHIHVCESDDDAVKLMEILVVESILFGKKTESSVMEEYASIVEDDKVYAEYPWGNVDYEKLIYSLKHALDKQNKFHATEYKLGGFSYPLCAWFYERFPDIREKYIREDEYLDTPQVPRMLRYVCVGEPKFPELFEMFNSHKKYRSFRVLDIIPTEEELNSMPLIGQLPCSRIRSKVLNASPSTGESPRTLSRSK, encoded by the exons ATGGCACCTAAAACACCTAAAGATCCTAATGCAGCTAAAGTACGCAAAGCAGCTAATACACCTAAAGCACCTAGACAACCTGTAATACCCCCAGGTCCTTATGTCCCTGCTCTTCCACCTACAAGACCAGGTCAAAGATATTTTGAGTTTCGAGATTGGTTTAACTCTAAGGGTTACTGGAAGGGGAACCACGATTTGAAGAAATTAATTGCAACTTTCTTGACTCCTACACAACGGGATAAGCATCATAATAGTACATTTCGATACATTATGGCTATGGAGAATTTCAAATGCAGCATGAAGTTGGTTCATTGTCTGTGTCTTTCTCGAATATTCATGAATGATCGAGACTCGattagtttcaagatttttggcCATGATGTTTCCTTCACCCTTGAAGACTTTCACATTATGTGTGGTTTGCGGATCACAGCATATAATGTTAAAAAACCAATTAATCGAGAGAGCAATATTCTGAAGCGCTATTTTGGTAAGTCCAAGGGTGTGACTTTGAAGGATATTCGAGATTTTATGACTCAGAATGAAATTCCAAAGAATGTTGTGAATCACATACACGTATGCGAGAGCGATGATGATGCTGTGAAGCTTATGGAAATTCTTGTTGTAGAGTCTATTTTATTTGGGAAAAAGACTGAGTCATCTGTGATGGAGGAGTATGCATCTATTGTTGAAGATGATAAGGTTTATGCTGAATATCCTTGGGGTAATGTGGATTATGAGAAGCTCATTTACTCACTGAAACATGCATTGGACAAGCAGAACAAATTCCATGCAACTGAGTATAAACTTGGTGGATTTTCTTATCCGTTATGTGCTTGGTTCTATGAGCGCTTCccagatattcgggagaagtatATAAGAGAGGATGAGTACCTTGATACCCCTCAGGTTCCCAGGATGTTACGTTATGTATGTGTGGGAGAGCCTAAATTTCCCGAACTTTTTGAGATGTTCAATAGTCATAAA AAATATCGCAGCTTTAGGGTGTTGGATATAATTCCTACAGAagaggaattgaattcaatgccTTTAATTGGCCAATTACCATGCAGTCGGATTCGTTCAAAGGTACTTAACGCGAGTCCTTCAACTGGTGAATCACCACGTACTCTGAGTCGATCAAAATAA
- the LOC107762761 gene encoding heme-binding-like protein At3g10130, chloroplastic isoform X1: MLLCSPSSISAHNLSRNRTRPSPINSMAVDRSSSRVATTAPQRRNGTSALEARISLVIALASQTSSLSQKPVLTELAGETAKYVFSKRIFENRTLEEALMSVPDLETVKFNVLKRSDLYEIRQVELRDCPLCLSKVSVNGWRPYFPIQWGFAHDRPFMRGSDAGPLQPYFAAEATMLGKYGFDFNGASQSFNTLAEYLFGKNTKKESMAMTTPVITRRTQSDGEKMEMTTSVITKRVEDQGKWRMSFVMPSKYGSDLPLPKDSSVTIKEVPRKTVAVVAFSGFVTDEEVKARESRLCAALKGDAEFRVKDGASIEVAQYNPPFTLPFTRRNEISLEVERKQE, translated from the exons ATGCTTCTGTGCTCACCTTCTTCCATCTCTGCTCACAATCTTAGCAGAAACAGAACCAGACCTTCGCCTATCAATTCTATGGCAGTTGACAGAAGCAGCTCCCGCGTTGCCACAACTGCTCCGCAGCGCAGGAACGGCACGTCAGCTCTCGAAGCTCGCATCTCCCTCGTCATCGCTCTCGCCTCCCAAACCTCTTCTCTCTCTCAGAAAC cAGTTCTGACGGAATTGGCGGGTGAAACCGCGAAATACGTGTTTTCGAAGAGGATATTCGAAAATCGGACTTTAGAGGAAGCTTTGATGTCTG TGCCGGATCTGGAGACAGTGAAATTCAATGTTCTGAAACGCAGTGATCTGTATGAGATAAGACAAGTTGAG CTGAGAGATTGCCCCCTTTGCCTGTCGAAGGTATCCGTGAATGGGTGGAGGCCATACTTCCCCATACAGTGGGGATTCGCACATGATCGACCTTTCATGAGAGGTTCGGACGCAGGCCCCTTACAG CCTTACTTTGCGGCGGAGGCTACAATGCTTGGGAAATATGGGTTTGATTTTAATGGTGCATCTCAATCCTTCAACACATTGGCAGAGTACTTGTTTGGTAAG AACACAAAGAAGGAAAGTATGGCGATGACAACACCCGTAATCACTCGTAGAACTCAATCTGATGGGGAGAAGATGGAAATGACTACTTCAGTGATAACTAAAAGG GTGGAAGATCAAGGAAAGTGGAGGATGTCCTTTGTCATGCCCTCAAAGTATGGTTCGGACTTGCCACTACCAAAGGATTCCTCCGTAACTATCAAGGAGGTGCCTAGGAAAACTGTCGCCGTTGTTGCTTTTTCAG GTTTTGTGACTGATGAAGAAGTTAAAGCCCGAGAATCAAGACTATGTGCTGCGTTAAAGGGAGATGCAGAGTTTCGGGTAAAAGATGGTGCCTCGATAGAAGTTGCACAG TATAATCCACCATTCACTCTTCCATTCACACGTCGGAATGAGATTAGCCTGGAAGTTGAAAGGAAACAGGAATAG